The DNA region TATTAGCATATGACTAAGTGTTTCAGTATTGAACCACATACTTATTTACACATGAAAAGCTATGTACCCAACACTATAGTTGATTGAGCATATTAAGTCAAATTCATCAACAAATGTAGAACTCTAAATCTGTCTACCTGCAGTGTCTCAGGTGAGGAAAATAAGCGAAGAAACTCTGGGTTTTGCATCACATCTCTTAGTGAGTTTAGATCAGGCATGCCACGCTGCTCAGTATTGAGACCAAGAATCTAAAAGAAAAGAAGATGTCAGAGCGATTAGTTCAAAATAAGTACAAGTCATAGGCACAGTAACTAATACCTGATTCATAGTCTGTGGATTGGAAAGGATACTCTGCATCATTTGTGAAATAGCTGGATTTTGCATTAATTGGGTCAACATAGCAGGATCTGGCATACCACCCATCATGCCTTCAAGATCTGGCACACCAAGTCCTCCTAGTCCAGTGAGTGCCTGCTGCCGAGCATCCCCACCAGCAGTTGGCCTTCTGGTGTTGCCTTGTGCACCTCCAGCTAAAAAGTTCAACATAAATTAGCTCAGTTCTAATCACAAGCTGCTAAAAAATGTTGCTACAAGCTTCATAACAGACCAAAAAATCAAAAGgaaacataaattaaaacatttaaCAGGATAAGAGGCGTTCAGTTGCTGGATTGAAGAGAAAATTATGGTATGAAAACTTACTTCCAGTGGAGGACCAAGGATTAGGAAGTGGGTTAGTATTTGGAACAGGGGAAGTTGCTTCAGAATTAGTCGTTGAGGGATTAGTTGATTGATTCCTGACACCATCATTTCCTGTATTACCAGCCATTGTAGTGGCATTTAAAAATGGTTCTTGAACATTTTCATACATGCGCCTCAGCATGTTGAATCCCTCAGGAGAAGACTCAATGTTGCTCATGGCTCTGTCTGTATTCCTCATCATTTCGCGCATGATCTCAGGGTTCCTTGTAGCTTCAAGTGTCTGGCGAAGTGTGCTGGGATCATTAAGTATGTGTGCCAGCTCAGGGTTTCTATCCATGAGCTCTTGCATCTGTGGGTTATTCATTATAAGATTGCGCACTATCTCGGGATTGTTTATCAAATTCTGCATAGCCGGGGTGTTCATTATTTCTCTGACCATATTGGGATTATTCAAAAAGGGCTGCTGAATTTGTTCAAGATCTGGAAGGTTCGCTCCAAATAAGCCGCTAAGGCCACTGCCTGCCATCCCATTGACACCTAGTCCCGGGAACAACGAAGCTCCAAGCCCAGGCCCTCCTAAACCCCCACCACCTTCATTAGCACCAGCACCTCTCGTATTAGTTGTTGTGGTATTAGCCCCACTAGTATTAGTCCCGCCAGTAGCGTTGGAAGCCGCAAAACCACGAACCAAATGAACAGTATGGTCTGCCTCCAAACCTATAAATAAGAGCataaacataaatatatatTCACTCATTCCGGAAATACACTCTAAAACACCAGAGTTTACATTTGAATAAATCCCAGCCGCGTCAAAAATGATATCGCATGTTATATTTTTCTCAAGACAAATACAAGACATAAACTCTCTTTACTGCCCAAATTCAAGCTGTTCTCGTCGAAAATTTCACAGATTATCGACAAATTAACCATACATTATTGTTAATATTAAACCATGAAAATGTATATCATCATTGCATCTAACAAAATCAGCAAACGGAGAACAAATAAGAACACATAATCatgctttttttttcaaatgctACATGAAAAATGAACAGCAACACGAGCAGAACTTGAATCGAAAAACGTCAAAATCGCTTCTAGGGAACAAATAAACGTTAAAAGCATGATAAACAAATCAATAACAGCGAGATCGGGGGTATACCATAGCTCTGCAGGGTTTGATCATCCTTGAGGATCCGACCCTTGTAAATCAGACGCTGCTGATCGGTAGGGATGTCGCAGTTGGAGGCAACCGCCTCCTTGAAGGATCCGACGGTGGAATCGAGGGTAATCTGAACGGTAAACTTGGAACCATTGGAGCAGCGAATGTTGATGTTGACGTTGACACCGTCGGTGGTGTTCGTCTCCGTGGTACCTTCAGCGGCAGCTTCACCACCTCCCATGGCGTCGTCGTGGGTTCCAAGCACGGGAGACGAATCAGGTCCCACAGTACTGGATTGAATCGGAAGAGGAATCGAAACCCTAACCCTAGAACgattggagaagaagaagaagcgaaATCGGAAAATTTGAGCTGGGAATTTGAGAAGTAACAGAGAAAATTGAGAaatgaagaggaaaagaaaatgagagagagtgtgttGTTTTATGCAatcgaaaaattaaaaaaaaaaaattaaaataaattaagagagagagagagagggtgggtCCTACGCTTCTTCTAAACCCACCTAAGCGGGGAAGGAATGAGGTTGGGCTTTTAGATCCACGTGCTTAACCTGCGCGTGACTAAAGATGGCAACTAGCGTGCCTTATCCTCTCGCGACGAATGACGCTGGAGGAGGAGATTGGTAATGCACGCTCGTTGTAAAGCGTGTGAGGTTTTCCATGGGACAGgtgtgtttttttaatttttggttaTTCTGGGCCCGGATGTATAAATATAAGTAAAGATGTAATTAATAATAGGGTTTagctaaaaattattttctcaaGAGCATCTCAATTGACTTAAAGGATTAGCTCTTAAGCAAATGTAAGAAAGATGGATTGAATGACTTGGTGAATGAATGTGTCGTCATAACCGATGTTTGAATGGCTAGATTAAGATTGAGACACGATGAGGAAAGCAGGATAGTTTAGAGCTAGTCATGCGCTTGAAAGCTCcacttaaataattttttttatctttgcaGAAATAATCGTCCTAGACCTTGAGTATATAAATACATGTGCGGTTGTTAATTTACACATCGTGTTATTCATTATAGCATTCGTTTCAATTATTCTAATACAGGCGTCAAAGTATCTTCTACATGTATCTCACATTCTCACCGAGTAAAGGTAGCAAATCCGCCGCACAGTCATATGAGAGCTTCCAAATTTTACTCTAGGAATAACAAAACTCGTAaagaaattcaaatttaaaccCTCATTTTTTATCGATTACTAGCGATCACGCCCCTTATTTTAATCAATATTTGAAATCTCCTAAAAACTGTTTGAGAGTTGATTAATTTGATCTACGAGAATTGTTGGGTTTGAAATTTCATCCGACAATGATAACTATCAAAAACCATAAGCCGTCAACATCATCAACGCAAACCACTCATCGAATCCTCAACCAAACTCTTCCACAAATCATACCCACGTGCAAGACAAGCAACACCACCACTTTCATTtctccacaacaaacatttCATCTTAGTCGTTGTTCCCTTTGGTTGTGCTACTACCCGTCACCATCATTGTTACTCGACATCGAGGCCATCACATCATTCTCTCATGTTTCAACCTCGCCAAGATTGACGGAGCCATCATAATGACACATTTTTCATTTCcactttcttcttatctctcccATATTTTCATGTCACAATACTATGATATCTCTCAATtgcttcttttctctttttatctctttaatGATTTGTTTGTTTAAGGTGagttagaagagagagagatgcaagagagagagatgagTGTACTTACCTTGTTTGGTTAGTATTAATGGTAGGTGAGAGAGAGATTGGGGGTAAAACTTTTTCCCTTTTCATTCTCTTCGCAATTTGCTTTATGATTCACTTTTTTTGCAACACATTTTAATTGTAGGGACTAAGACcaccaaattttttatttttattttttgctaTTGAAGCTTGTAGAGGGACCAAGGAGATAGGGGAAATTTGCAGATTGCTGATGACATTCCCCTATGGAAAACAAATTTTCCCCTTTGGACTTTTAACTGGATTGGTGGTGAAGGAAATCTACCAGCTCACACCTTGCCCTTTTTGTTGTATTAGTATTGTGTGCAAAGCCCATGTAGTTTCTTCCGGGCCTAGCCCTTTTGTATGAAAAAAAAAGCTGGCATTTAAATTTCATTCAATTAATTCAAATATTGGAATatagaataataataataaataaataataaatatgtatGTATAAGGCTAAATTTGGAGTATTTAGGTAGGGAAAGAAACACTCCAGgcttttaagtaaaaaaaaaaagaaacagtaCACTTTGCTACTACTAGGAAGAAGAATAAACCCAGGTTGTGTTGCCGCTGAAAATGAACCAAAGTGGCTACTACTACTTAGCTTCGGTATCATTGAAGTGAGTGAGTGGTTTCATGCTCCAATGGCGGTTCACAACACCAAGCGCGGCGTCGTTGCTCGTTTAACAACCCTAATCAACTCACAGGTATACTCACCCTCTCTCACTCTTACTTTCGTTGAGACATTTTCTCGAACACTTGGTGACTTCTCTTTCTAAACCCAACCTCGTCGTTGCTCTTCATTTTTTTGTTGCAGAGGTTTCTCTCCCATGTTCCCGAGGAACCAGTGCAGGGTCAACTATCTCCCAAAACAGGTTCCACTCGCCGAGGTACACATGCTTGCTTCTGCATTTTGTTGGTGTTACTTTCTCTTGTTATATAGAATGATTAATTTATCTCATGATTCTCATCGTGCACCGCATGTGTGCCT from Lotus japonicus ecotype B-129 chromosome 2, LjGifu_v1.2 includes:
- the LOC130740369 gene encoding ubiquitin domain-containing protein DSK2b-like; translated protein: MGGGEAAAEGTTETNTTDGVNVNINIRCSNGSKFTVQITLDSTVGSFKEAVASNCDIPTDQQRLIYKGRILKDDQTLQSYGLEADHTVHLVRGFAASNATGGTNTSGANTTTTNTRGAGANEGGGGLGGPGLGASLFPGLGVNGMAGSGLSGLFGANLPDLEQIQQPFLNNPNMVREIMNTPAMQNLINNPEIVRNLIMNNPQMQELMDRNPELAHILNDPSTLRQTLEATRNPEIMREMMRNTDRAMSNIESSPEGFNMLRRMYENVQEPFLNATTMAGNTGNDGVRNQSTNPSTTNSEATSPVPNTNPLPNPWSSTGTGGAQGNTRRPTAGGDARQQALTGLGGLGVPDLEGMMGGMPDPAMLTQLMQNPAISQMMQSILSNPQTMNQILGLNTEQRGMPDLNSLRDVMQNPEFLRLFSSPETLQQLMSFQQSLMSQVGQQQPTPGEPGQTGGGTGSLNNMGLEMLSSMFGGLGAGSLAVPNRSNEPPEQLYATQLSQLQEMGFFDTQENIRALIATSGNVHAAVERLLGNTGQ